In a genomic window of Narcine bancroftii isolate sNarBan1 chromosome 7, sNarBan1.hap1, whole genome shotgun sequence:
- the cryzl1 gene encoding quinone oxidoreductase-like protein 1 isoform X2: MRGLYCQLAESNEDVKFVFQDKEPLPLVHDHDVKMQVKVCALTPVNTKLLMELKVQKDFWPIGREIAGIVTEGPKVSFFKPNDEVVGILPLDCTESGLSSAAVLVHEHSLVTKPENVSWVEAAGTIRDGLCAYMALHTHSHVSAGTTVLVMDGASPLGTIIIQLAHHRGARIITTVSNNEDKKYLEGLRPTIARVINLSNTKVDLVDSCLEETGGLGVNIVVDCGVQLYSKEDEAAAKQHLPHKHDILSLLAVAGHWVTAEENLQLDPPDSRLLFCKGASISFLNEEVWQLSNMKKGKYLHILKDVMEKLSRGTFRPQLDEPIPIYEATVAMEMVQKNQVRKKQVVQL; this comes from the exons GAACCTCTTCCTCTTGTACATGATCATGATGTCAAGATGCAGGTTAAAGTTTGTGCATTGACCCCTGTGAACACGAAA CTGCTGATGGAGTTAAAAGTTCAGAAAGATTTCTGGCCAATTGGAAGGGAAATTGCTGGCATAGTTACTGAGG GGCCAAAAGTGAGCTTCTTTAAACCAAATGATGAAGTGGTTG GCATTCTTCCCTTGGATTGCACAGAGTCTGGACTCTCGAGTGCTGCAGTGTTGGTTCATGAGCACAGTCTTG TAACTAAACCCGAAAATGTGAGCTGGGTAGAAGCTGCAGGGACTATACGTGATGGATTATGTGCATATATGGCCTTGCACACACATTCTCATGTCAGTGCTGGAACAACTGTTCTGGTAATGGATGGAGCGAGT CCACTTGGTACAATTATTATTCAATTGGCTCATCATCGAGGAGCAAGAATAATTACAACTGTGAGCAACAATGAGGACAAAAAGTACTTGGAAGGATTAAGGCCGACAATTG CCAGGGTGATCAACTTGTCCAACACAAAGGTTGACCTCGTAGACAGCTGTTTGGAAGAAACGGGTGGTCTCGGTGTGAACATTGTGGTGGATTGTGGAG TTCAGCTCTACAGCAAGGAAGATGAGGCAGCTGCCAAACAACATCTCCCACATAAACATGATATCCTCAGTCTTCTAGCTGTTGCAGGACACTGGGTTACAGCAGAAGAGAATCTACAG CTAGATCCTCCAGATAGTCGGCTTCTATTTTGTAAAGGAGCAAGTATCTCGTTTCTAAATGAGGAAGTTTGGCAACTGTCAAATATGAAAAAAGGGAAGTATTTgc ATATTTTGAAGGATGTGATGGAGAAACTGTCCAGAGGAACATTCCG GCCTCAGTTGGATGAACCCATTCCAATCTATGAAGCCACCGTTGCCATGGAGATGGTTCAGAAGAACCAAGTCAGAAAAAAGCAAGTCGTTCAGCTTTGA
- the cryzl1 gene encoding quinone oxidoreductase-like protein 1 isoform X3: MRGLYCQLAESNEDVKFVFQDKEPLPLVHDHDVKMQVKVCALTPVNTKLLMELKVQKDFWPIGREIAGIVTEVGPKVSFFKPNDEVVGILPLDCTESGLSSAAVLVHEHSLVTKPENVSWVEAAGTIRDGLCAYMALHTHSHVSAGTTVLPLGTIIIQLAHHRGARIITTVSNNEDKKYLEGLRPTIARVINLSNTKVDLVDSCLEETGGLGVNIVVDCGVQLYSKEDEAAAKQHLPHKHDILSLLAVAGHWVTAEENLQLDPPDSRLLFCKGASISFLNEEVWQLSNMKKGKYLHILKDVMEKLSRGTFRPQLDEPIPIYEATVAMEMVQKNQVRKKQVVQL; this comes from the exons GAACCTCTTCCTCTTGTACATGATCATGATGTCAAGATGCAGGTTAAAGTTTGTGCATTGACCCCTGTGAACACGAAA CTGCTGATGGAGTTAAAAGTTCAGAAAGATTTCTGGCCAATTGGAAGGGAAATTGCTGGCATAGTTACTGAGG TAGGGCCAAAAGTGAGCTTCTTTAAACCAAATGATGAAGTGGTTG GCATTCTTCCCTTGGATTGCACAGAGTCTGGACTCTCGAGTGCTGCAGTGTTGGTTCATGAGCACAGTCTTG TAACTAAACCCGAAAATGTGAGCTGGGTAGAAGCTGCAGGGACTATACGTGATGGATTATGTGCATATATGGCCTTGCACACACATTCTCATGTCAGTGCTGGAACAACTGTTCTG CCACTTGGTACAATTATTATTCAATTGGCTCATCATCGAGGAGCAAGAATAATTACAACTGTGAGCAACAATGAGGACAAAAAGTACTTGGAAGGATTAAGGCCGACAATTG CCAGGGTGATCAACTTGTCCAACACAAAGGTTGACCTCGTAGACAGCTGTTTGGAAGAAACGGGTGGTCTCGGTGTGAACATTGTGGTGGATTGTGGAG TTCAGCTCTACAGCAAGGAAGATGAGGCAGCTGCCAAACAACATCTCCCACATAAACATGATATCCTCAGTCTTCTAGCTGTTGCAGGACACTGGGTTACAGCAGAAGAGAATCTACAG CTAGATCCTCCAGATAGTCGGCTTCTATTTTGTAAAGGAGCAAGTATCTCGTTTCTAAATGAGGAAGTTTGGCAACTGTCAAATATGAAAAAAGGGAAGTATTTgc ATATTTTGAAGGATGTGATGGAGAAACTGTCCAGAGGAACATTCCG GCCTCAGTTGGATGAACCCATTCCAATCTATGAAGCCACCGTTGCCATGGAGATGGTTCAGAAGAACCAAGTCAGAAAAAAGCAAGTCGTTCAGCTTTGA
- the cryzl1 gene encoding quinone oxidoreductase-like protein 1 isoform X4, which translates to MRGLYCQLAESNEDVKFVFQDKEPLPLVHDHDVKMQVKVCALTPVNTKLLMELKVQKDFWPIGREIAGIVTEVGPKVSFFKPNDEVVGILPLDCTESGLSSAAVLVHEHSLVTKPENVSWVEAAGTIRDGLCAYMALHTHSHVSAGTTVLVMDGASPLGTIIIQLAHHRGARIITTVSNNEDKKYLEGLRPTIARVINLSNTKVDLVDSCLEETGGLGVNIVVDCGVQLYSKEDEAAAKQHLPHKHDILSLLAVAGHWVTAEENLQLMNPEHRCLDILKDVMEKLSRGTFRPQLDEPIPIYEATVAMEMVQKNQVRKKQVVQL; encoded by the exons GAACCTCTTCCTCTTGTACATGATCATGATGTCAAGATGCAGGTTAAAGTTTGTGCATTGACCCCTGTGAACACGAAA CTGCTGATGGAGTTAAAAGTTCAGAAAGATTTCTGGCCAATTGGAAGGGAAATTGCTGGCATAGTTACTGAGG TAGGGCCAAAAGTGAGCTTCTTTAAACCAAATGATGAAGTGGTTG GCATTCTTCCCTTGGATTGCACAGAGTCTGGACTCTCGAGTGCTGCAGTGTTGGTTCATGAGCACAGTCTTG TAACTAAACCCGAAAATGTGAGCTGGGTAGAAGCTGCAGGGACTATACGTGATGGATTATGTGCATATATGGCCTTGCACACACATTCTCATGTCAGTGCTGGAACAACTGTTCTGGTAATGGATGGAGCGAGT CCACTTGGTACAATTATTATTCAATTGGCTCATCATCGAGGAGCAAGAATAATTACAACTGTGAGCAACAATGAGGACAAAAAGTACTTGGAAGGATTAAGGCCGACAATTG CCAGGGTGATCAACTTGTCCAACACAAAGGTTGACCTCGTAGACAGCTGTTTGGAAGAAACGGGTGGTCTCGGTGTGAACATTGTGGTGGATTGTGGAG TTCAGCTCTACAGCAAGGAAGATGAGGCAGCTGCCAAACAACATCTCCCACATAAACATGATATCCTCAGTCTTCTAGCTGTTGCAGGACACTGGGTTACAGCAGAAGAGAATCTACAG CTTATGAACCCTGAACACCGTTGCCTAGATATTTTGAAGGATGTGATGGAGAAACTGTCCAGAGGAACATTCCG GCCTCAGTTGGATGAACCCATTCCAATCTATGAAGCCACCGTTGCCATGGAGATGGTTCAGAAGAACCAAGTCAGAAAAAAGCAAGTCGTTCAGCTTTGA
- the cryzl1 gene encoding quinone oxidoreductase-like protein 1 isoform X1: MRGLYCQLAESNEDVKFVFQDKEPLPLVHDHDVKMQVKVCALTPVNTKLLMELKVQKDFWPIGREIAGIVTEVGPKVSFFKPNDEVVGILPLDCTESGLSSAAVLVHEHSLVTKPENVSWVEAAGTIRDGLCAYMALHTHSHVSAGTTVLVMDGASPLGTIIIQLAHHRGARIITTVSNNEDKKYLEGLRPTIARVINLSNTKVDLVDSCLEETGGLGVNIVVDCGVQLYSKEDEAAAKQHLPHKHDILSLLAVAGHWVTAEENLQLDPPDSRLLFCKGASISFLNEEVWQLSNMKKGKYLHILKDVMEKLSRGTFRPQLDEPIPIYEATVAMEMVQKNQVRKKQVVQL; encoded by the exons GAACCTCTTCCTCTTGTACATGATCATGATGTCAAGATGCAGGTTAAAGTTTGTGCATTGACCCCTGTGAACACGAAA CTGCTGATGGAGTTAAAAGTTCAGAAAGATTTCTGGCCAATTGGAAGGGAAATTGCTGGCATAGTTACTGAGG TAGGGCCAAAAGTGAGCTTCTTTAAACCAAATGATGAAGTGGTTG GCATTCTTCCCTTGGATTGCACAGAGTCTGGACTCTCGAGTGCTGCAGTGTTGGTTCATGAGCACAGTCTTG TAACTAAACCCGAAAATGTGAGCTGGGTAGAAGCTGCAGGGACTATACGTGATGGATTATGTGCATATATGGCCTTGCACACACATTCTCATGTCAGTGCTGGAACAACTGTTCTGGTAATGGATGGAGCGAGT CCACTTGGTACAATTATTATTCAATTGGCTCATCATCGAGGAGCAAGAATAATTACAACTGTGAGCAACAATGAGGACAAAAAGTACTTGGAAGGATTAAGGCCGACAATTG CCAGGGTGATCAACTTGTCCAACACAAAGGTTGACCTCGTAGACAGCTGTTTGGAAGAAACGGGTGGTCTCGGTGTGAACATTGTGGTGGATTGTGGAG TTCAGCTCTACAGCAAGGAAGATGAGGCAGCTGCCAAACAACATCTCCCACATAAACATGATATCCTCAGTCTTCTAGCTGTTGCAGGACACTGGGTTACAGCAGAAGAGAATCTACAG CTAGATCCTCCAGATAGTCGGCTTCTATTTTGTAAAGGAGCAAGTATCTCGTTTCTAAATGAGGAAGTTTGGCAACTGTCAAATATGAAAAAAGGGAAGTATTTgc ATATTTTGAAGGATGTGATGGAGAAACTGTCCAGAGGAACATTCCG GCCTCAGTTGGATGAACCCATTCCAATCTATGAAGCCACCGTTGCCATGGAGATGGTTCAGAAGAACCAAGTCAGAAAAAAGCAAGTCGTTCAGCTTTGA
- the cryzl1 gene encoding quinone oxidoreductase-like protein 1 isoform X5 codes for MQVKVCALTPVNTKLLMELKVQKDFWPIGREIAGIVTEVGPKVSFFKPNDEVVGILPLDCTESGLSSAAVLVHEHSLVTKPENVSWVEAAGTIRDGLCAYMALHTHSHVSAGTTVLVMDGASPLGTIIIQLAHHRGARIITTVSNNEDKKYLEGLRPTIARVINLSNTKVDLVDSCLEETGGLGVNIVVDCGVQLYSKEDEAAAKQHLPHKHDILSLLAVAGHWVTAEENLQLDPPDSRLLFCKGASISFLNEEVWQLSNMKKGKYLHILKDVMEKLSRGTFRPQLDEPIPIYEATVAMEMVQKNQVRKKQVVQL; via the exons ATGCAGGTTAAAGTTTGTGCATTGACCCCTGTGAACACGAAA CTGCTGATGGAGTTAAAAGTTCAGAAAGATTTCTGGCCAATTGGAAGGGAAATTGCTGGCATAGTTACTGAGG TAGGGCCAAAAGTGAGCTTCTTTAAACCAAATGATGAAGTGGTTG GCATTCTTCCCTTGGATTGCACAGAGTCTGGACTCTCGAGTGCTGCAGTGTTGGTTCATGAGCACAGTCTTG TAACTAAACCCGAAAATGTGAGCTGGGTAGAAGCTGCAGGGACTATACGTGATGGATTATGTGCATATATGGCCTTGCACACACATTCTCATGTCAGTGCTGGAACAACTGTTCTGGTAATGGATGGAGCGAGT CCACTTGGTACAATTATTATTCAATTGGCTCATCATCGAGGAGCAAGAATAATTACAACTGTGAGCAACAATGAGGACAAAAAGTACTTGGAAGGATTAAGGCCGACAATTG CCAGGGTGATCAACTTGTCCAACACAAAGGTTGACCTCGTAGACAGCTGTTTGGAAGAAACGGGTGGTCTCGGTGTGAACATTGTGGTGGATTGTGGAG TTCAGCTCTACAGCAAGGAAGATGAGGCAGCTGCCAAACAACATCTCCCACATAAACATGATATCCTCAGTCTTCTAGCTGTTGCAGGACACTGGGTTACAGCAGAAGAGAATCTACAG CTAGATCCTCCAGATAGTCGGCTTCTATTTTGTAAAGGAGCAAGTATCTCGTTTCTAAATGAGGAAGTTTGGCAACTGTCAAATATGAAAAAAGGGAAGTATTTgc ATATTTTGAAGGATGTGATGGAGAAACTGTCCAGAGGAACATTCCG GCCTCAGTTGGATGAACCCATTCCAATCTATGAAGCCACCGTTGCCATGGAGATGGTTCAGAAGAACCAAGTCAGAAAAAAGCAAGTCGTTCAGCTTTGA